The DNA sequence CCATGTCTGTTGAAACGAAACCTAATAAGAAGTCTAAAGGGTGCATTAGTCGGTTATTAGTGAGAAAATAGTATCAGTTTTTACAAAGATTTATTTCTTACGCCTTTTTACAGGCCGAATATTTCGGAGGATTGTATTATTTATTTCTTAACAATTTTTCACAAGTATTCTTGTTTTTTATAGTTACCTCTAGAGGTCAGATTATACGTTTAGTATTTATAAAATGTCAAGGGGAAAGTGTCTTTTTGAAAGGAGAGAGTAAAAGCATGATGCCTGATGCTGTTGCACAAAGGATTGAAAACCAATCACCACAATTCGTATAGATAGTATTCTGTTTTTCTATTAATTTTATAGAATCTGTAAGTGTGCCACTTATTTCTCTATACCTTCCTTTTTGATCTGTTAATCTAGCATAAATAGTACCGTCAGGTGCTACAAAAGAAGATATTCCGGTATTAGCTGCGCGTGCCATGCAAATACGGTTTTCGATTGCCCGAAATACCATGATGGCGAGATGTTGGTCAAGCTCTGCACTGTCTCGAAACCAACCGTCATTTGTTATGTTTAGCATAAAATCGGCGCCATCCTTCTTGAACTTTCGTATTAAAGAGGGTACCGTGTCCTCATAGCAGATGGATGAACCAAAGGTAAAATTCCCATTCTTTTCTGTATCTAAACGAAATAATACCCGCCTTTGGCCATGGGTTAACCCAATTTCGTAAGGTACCATGCCGGCAAGGAACGGGAAATACTCTTTCAGTGGAGTAAATTCTCCAAACGGCACGAGATGGATCTTATCATAGCGATCTATGAATTTTCCTTCCTTATTATAGTAATAGGCACTATTAAAATACCGTTGCTCTTTTCCATCAAGGATTAATGCAATAGCTCCTAAAAGCAAATTGGTATTTAAATCCTGCGCTAGTTGCATAGCAGTAATCTGTGTTAACATGTCAATCTTTCTTCCTGTGAGTTTGGGGTCAATATTGAGTAAGCCCGGAGCCATAGTCTCTGGCCATACCAGGAGATCGATCACCTTGCCTTTCATGCTCATTGATAAACCGGAATACTTTTTTAAAATATCAATCTGATCTTCCTCTGTAGGTTCAAATTTTAAATCCTGAGGTATATTCCCTTGCACCATACATACAACAGGGCCTTCTTGTGGTTTATAATTCTTAAGCCAATAAAGACCATAAAACACGGTGGCTGTTAATAATACTAAAGGGAAGATACCGATCAGACTAAAAAAGAGAAATTTCCGGTCTGGGAAAGGGATTATTTCATTGCGCTTAATAAAGCGATAGATTATAAAATCTGCAATACATGCATTTACCGTAATGATGATGAAAGAAACTCCATAGACACCCGCAATATCAGAGATTTGTATGAGTGGTAGATAGGTATATTGGGTATGCCCGATAAAGAACCACGGAAACCCCGAAAGAAAAAATGATCGTATAAATTCCAATGCAGTCCATAAGCAGGGTGCGACAATAACAAGCGGCCATCTCAGCTTAAAGATAATGAACCGGGTACAGAGTGTAAAAAGGACAAAATATGCAGAACAGTATAAACTGAGTAAGACCCAGGCAATAATGGTGACATGGCGTAGCCATGAAAGCTGAATAAAGAAGAATACTGCACCGGTAAACAAGGCGCTAAGATAAACGTATTTTTCCTCAGTTCGGATAAGAATGAACCATGGCACAAGGGCAATCCATGCTGAATAACCCAAGTCTGCCGGTGGAAAGGAGAGGCATAAGAGAATGATAGTGAGAAAGGAAAGGATAAAGACTTTTAAAAAATTTGTTGTATGCAAGGTTTTGTAATTTCTTTAGGTATCTATAATCTCTTAATCAAGAAGAATAACATCAACCAATTGCCCGGCAGCGAGTTTTTGTGCATCCTCGCGGACGATAAGGAGACAATTGGCCCTGGTAGTGGCTAACAGGTCAGCCGAGCCATG is a window from the Candidatus Jettenia sp. genome containing:
- the lnt gene encoding apolipoprotein N-acyltransferase; protein product: MHTTNFLKVFILSFLTIILLCLSFPPADLGYSAWIALVPWFILIRTEEKYVYLSALFTGAVFFFIQLSWLRHVTIIAWVLLSLYCSAYFVLFTLCTRFIIFKLRWPLVIVAPCLWTALEFIRSFFLSGFPWFFIGHTQYTYLPLIQISDIAGVYGVSFIIITVNACIADFIIYRFIKRNEIIPFPDRKFLFFSLIGIFPLVLLTATVFYGLYWLKNYKPQEGPVVCMVQGNIPQDLKFEPTEEDQIDILKKYSGLSMSMKGKVIDLLVWPETMAPGLLNIDPKLTGRKIDMLTQITAMQLAQDLNTNLLLGAIALILDGKEQRYFNSAYYYNKEGKFIDRYDKIHLVPFGEFTPLKEYFPFLAGMVPYEIGLTHGQRRVLFRLDTEKNGNFTFGSSICYEDTVPSLIRKFKKDGADFMLNITNDGWFRDSAELDQHLAIMVFRAIENRICMARAANTGISSFVAPDGTIYARLTDQKGRYREISGTLTDSIKLIEKQNTIYTNCGDWFSILCATASGIMLLLSPFKKTLSP